Proteins encoded within one genomic window of Candidatus Thiodiazotropha endoloripes:
- the alaC gene encoding alanine transaminase has protein sequence MEEFRRIKRLPPYVFAIVNELKAAARARGEDIIDFGMGNPDQPTPQHIVDKLCEVANRKDTHRYSMSKGIPRLRRAMSNWYKSRYQVDLDPETQVIATIGSKEGLAHLALACMGPGDSVLVPNPAYPIHPYGFIISGADVRHVPMVPGVDFFDELVRAIKDSWPRPKMLVLNFPGNPTTQCVELDFFEKIVEIAKEYNIWVVHDLAYADIVFDGYVAPSILQVPGADEIAVEFFSLSKSYNMPGWRVGFMSGNKTLVAALARIKSYLDYGTFTPIQVAAIAALEGPQDVVREICGMYQSRRDVLCDGLNNIGWHVEKPKATMFVWAPIPEPYRAMGSLEFSKKLLSEAKVAVSPGIGFGEHGDDHVRFGLIENEHRTRQAVRGIRDMFRKDGLIES, from the coding sequence ATGGAAGAGTTCCGCAGAATCAAGCGGTTGCCACCCTATGTGTTCGCTATTGTGAATGAACTCAAGGCGGCGGCGCGAGCGCGGGGCGAGGACATCATCGATTTTGGCATGGGTAACCCGGATCAGCCCACGCCACAACATATCGTGGACAAGCTTTGCGAGGTCGCAAACCGTAAAGATACCCACCGTTACTCCATGTCGAAAGGCATACCACGACTGCGCCGGGCGATGAGTAACTGGTATAAAAGCCGCTACCAGGTCGATCTCGATCCCGAGACTCAGGTGATCGCCACGATCGGTTCCAAAGAGGGCCTGGCACATCTGGCGCTGGCCTGCATGGGGCCGGGGGATTCGGTGCTTGTCCCCAATCCGGCCTATCCCATACACCCATACGGATTCATCATTTCCGGTGCCGATGTGCGCCATGTGCCGATGGTTCCCGGAGTGGATTTCTTCGATGAACTGGTGAGAGCAATCAAGGACTCCTGGCCACGTCCGAAAATGCTGGTACTGAATTTTCCCGGCAATCCGACAACCCAATGTGTCGAGCTCGACTTCTTCGAAAAGATTGTGGAGATCGCCAAGGAGTACAACATCTGGGTGGTGCACGATCTGGCCTATGCGGATATCGTCTTCGATGGTTATGTGGCGCCCTCGATTCTGCAGGTGCCCGGGGCCGATGAAATCGCGGTGGAGTTCTTCTCCCTGTCGAAAAGTTACAACATGCCGGGCTGGCGGGTCGGCTTCATGTCAGGAAATAAGACTCTGGTAGCCGCCCTGGCAAGGATCAAGTCCTATCTTGACTATGGAACCTTCACTCCGATTCAGGTTGCCGCCATTGCGGCGCTGGAAGGTCCCCAGGATGTGGTGAGGGAGATCTGCGGCATGTATCAAAGCCGTCGGGATGTGTTGTGCGACGGTCTGAACAATATCGGCTGGCATGTGGAAAAACCGAAAGCAACCATGTTTGTCTGGGCACCGATTCCTGAGCCCTACCGGGCCATGGGCTCCCTTGAATTTTCCAAGAAACTGTTGAGCGAAGCCAAGGTCGCTGTTTCACCGGGTATCGGATTCGGTGAACATGGTGATGATCATGTCCGCTTTGGTTTGATTGAAAATGAACACAGAACCCGCCAGGCAGTGCGGGGTATTCGCGATATGTTCCGTAAAGACGGACTGATCGAATCTTGA
- a CDS encoding homoserine dehydrogenase has product MNPVKVGLLGLGTVGGGTLNVLTRNADEIARRAGRGIQITHAAAKAYDPSKLSGLDKVEISDDAFAVVDNPEIEIIIELIGGYSPARELVLKAIENGKHVVTANKALIAMHGNEIFAAAQKHGVMVAFEAAVAGGIPIIKAVREGLAANRIEWIAGIINGTGNFILTEMRDKGREFSDVLKEAQALGYAEADPTFDVEGIDAAHKLTILGSIAFGIPLQFEKTYTEGITKIEPQDVEYANDFGYRIKHLGVTRMTDKGIEMRVHPTMIPHRRLIANVDGVMNAVLVNGDAVGPTLYYGAGAGSEPTASAVTADVVDVVRALTTDTENRVPHLAFQPGELVDLPILPIEEVESAYYLRMQVEDKPGVVARIATILADSQISIEAIHQKEPAEGDSTVPLVMITQTVVEKRLNDALAAIEQLESVSGQIMRIRIERLDG; this is encoded by the coding sequence GTGAATCCAGTTAAAGTTGGTTTGTTGGGGCTTGGCACGGTTGGAGGCGGTACGCTGAATGTCCTGACCCGCAATGCCGATGAGATTGCCCGTCGTGCTGGTCGCGGTATACAGATTACCCATGCAGCAGCCAAGGCCTATGATCCCAGTAAATTGTCCGGCCTGGATAAGGTTGAGATCAGTGACGATGCCTTTGCGGTGGTGGACAATCCGGAAATCGAGATCATCATCGAATTGATCGGCGGCTATTCCCCCGCACGAGAATTGGTATTGAAAGCGATTGAAAACGGTAAACATGTGGTCACCGCGAATAAGGCGCTGATCGCCATGCATGGCAATGAAATCTTTGCAGCGGCGCAGAAGCACGGGGTCATGGTGGCCTTCGAAGCCGCTGTGGCTGGTGGTATTCCGATAATCAAAGCGGTTCGTGAAGGGTTGGCGGCGAATCGTATCGAATGGATCGCCGGTATCATCAACGGCACAGGTAACTTCATTTTAACCGAGATGCGCGATAAGGGACGTGAGTTCTCCGACGTGCTCAAAGAGGCGCAAGCCCTGGGCTATGCGGAAGCGGATCCCACCTTCGATGTGGAAGGCATCGATGCAGCCCACAAGCTGACGATCCTGGGCTCAATCGCATTTGGCATTCCTTTGCAGTTTGAAAAAACCTATACCGAAGGCATTACCAAAATTGAACCCCAGGATGTGGAGTATGCCAACGATTTCGGCTACCGCATCAAACATCTTGGTGTCACCCGTATGACCGATAAGGGTATCGAGATGCGGGTCCATCCCACCATGATTCCCCACCGGCGCTTGATCGCCAATGTGGATGGGGTGATGAATGCGGTATTGGTCAACGGGGATGCCGTGGGGCCAACACTCTATTACGGCGCCGGGGCGGGATCCGAACCGACAGCATCTGCGGTGACAGCCGACGTGGTTGATGTGGTGCGGGCACTGACCACCGACACAGAGAACCGGGTCCCCCATCTGGCATTTCAACCAGGAGAACTGGTCGATCTACCGATCCTGCCGATCGAAGAGGTCGAATCAGCCTATTACCTGAGAATGCAGGTTGAGGATAAACCGGGTGTGGTCGCCAGAATCGCAACCATCCTGGCGGATTCACAGATCAGCATTGAAGCGATTCATCAGAAAGAGCCCGCCGAAGGTGACAGTACCGTACCCCTGGTGATGATCACCCAGACCGTCGTGGAGAAACGCCTGAATGATGCGCTGGCTGCCATTGAACAGCTGGAGAGCGTCTCAGGACAGATCATGCGGATCAGGATTGAGCGTCTCGATGGCTAG
- a CDS encoding exosortase C-terminal domain/associated protein EpsI: MTLKELSPDQLFSGVVLLACVLILTLVYGQTSIGFYRLWVAENSLQSHGLLLLPLSYYLLAREWYSRRHELQISFRPILLLLLVILSVIWLLSEIAQIQVGSQMVLIMILSVSVMALFGIKHTARMVLPILVLISATSVWSVLSQPLQVPTAVFVNQMLHFTGYASFQESYFITIPEGVFEVGDTCSGLRYQIAAITLAIIYSFFSHYSIRHAVIYMLLASGVAFISNSIRIYIVVLSGHYTNMTHSLLNDHIWLGWVVFVICYAAFMYATVSYEKRLKGEQKQPVIETGKVPVTKFSYSKTILIASVLLISASAGPIYSVIAMNGDGMRGSYDFDFSFGEINLTEVTADERWNPAWVNADFEKRTAYQVAGINAELYTAYYATQEQGKEAVNDLNQAYNSEEWVSSDRVILDINLSAGRTISVSEETIVDSKRNERIIWQWYYIGGEISSSRLQSKLYGILGALKGRHDAAVVVISTDKTGDGTLERESMMKFTDLVINKIEQHYSAQKN, encoded by the coding sequence ATGACTTTGAAAGAGTTATCCCCAGATCAACTGTTTAGCGGAGTGGTTCTGCTTGCTTGTGTGTTGATCTTGACCCTGGTGTATGGGCAGACTTCAATCGGCTTTTACCGTTTATGGGTTGCTGAAAACAGCCTGCAATCCCATGGATTGCTGCTGCTACCCCTATCGTATTACCTGCTGGCCAGAGAGTGGTATTCACGCCGGCATGAGTTGCAAATAAGTTTCAGGCCGATTTTACTCCTGCTGCTAGTTATCCTTTCAGTGATCTGGCTGCTGTCTGAGATCGCTCAGATACAGGTTGGATCCCAGATGGTGCTGATCATGATACTGAGTGTCAGTGTGATGGCGCTGTTTGGCATCAAGCATACAGCCAGGATGGTTTTGCCAATCCTGGTCTTGATCAGTGCAACCTCAGTTTGGTCTGTACTTTCACAGCCATTACAGGTGCCGACGGCTGTATTTGTTAACCAAATGTTGCACTTTACCGGTTATGCCTCGTTTCAAGAGTCCTATTTTATTACCATCCCGGAAGGAGTTTTTGAAGTGGGGGATACCTGTAGTGGACTGAGGTATCAGATCGCCGCAATAACCCTTGCAATTATCTACTCATTCTTTTCCCACTATTCAATCCGACACGCAGTGATCTATATGTTGCTGGCGTCAGGCGTTGCTTTTATCTCAAATAGTATTCGTATCTACATTGTGGTGCTTTCAGGGCACTACACAAATATGACACACAGTCTGCTGAATGATCATATCTGGCTTGGTTGGGTCGTGTTTGTAATCTGCTATGCAGCTTTTATGTACGCCACAGTGAGTTATGAGAAGAGACTCAAGGGAGAACAGAAACAGCCTGTGATAGAGACTGGTAAGGTCCCTGTAACAAAGTTTTCCTACAGCAAAACAATCTTGATTGCAAGTGTGTTATTGATATCCGCCAGTGCCGGTCCGATATATAGTGTAATTGCCATGAATGGCGATGGAATGCGCGGAAGTTACGATTTTGATTTCAGCTTCGGTGAAATAAATCTCACTGAGGTGACCGCAGATGAAAGATGGAATCCAGCCTGGGTAAATGCGGATTTTGAAAAACGGACCGCATACCAGGTAGCCGGTATCAATGCAGAGTTGTATACCGCCTACTACGCTACACAGGAGCAAGGAAAAGAAGCGGTCAATGATCTTAATCAGGCATATAATAGTGAGGAGTGGGTCAGCAGTGATCGCGTTATTCTGGATATCAATCTTTCAGCAGGGCGTACCATCTCGGTATCGGAAGAGACGATCGTTGATAGTAAGAGAAATGAACGCATTATATGGCAATGGTATTACATAGGAGGAGAGATCTCATCGAGCAGGCTGCAAAGCAAACTGTACGGTATCCTTGGTGCACTGAAAGGCCGTCATGATGCGGCTGTGGTAGTGATCTCTACAGATAAAACAGGTGATGGTACATTGGAACGTGAAAGTATGATGAAATTCACCGATTTGGTCATCAACAAAATTGAGCAACACTATTCAGCACAAAAGAACTGA
- the ccoS gene encoding cbb3-type cytochrome oxidase assembly protein CcoS: MDVIYGLIPGMIFLGLAAVGVLFWAARSGQFDDLEGEAHRILMDDDIAPAKKPKKGLPKQMMPDAEDQD; the protein is encoded by the coding sequence ATGGATGTGATATATGGCCTGATTCCAGGCATGATCTTCTTGGGGCTGGCCGCCGTGGGGGTGCTGTTCTGGGCCGCCCGCAGTGGCCAATTTGATGACCTGGAGGGTGAGGCCCATCGAATCCTGATGGATGACGATATCGCACCCGCGAAAAAGCCCAAAAAAGGTCTGCCAAAACAGATGATGCCGGACGCAGAGGATCAGGATTAG
- the phnD gene encoding phosphate/phosphite/phosphonate ABC transporter substrate-binding protein, translating into MLWLKHIGCFKLDGVKIHDSRRVLSGFAVWLFVSTITYASESLVMGVHPYRPHNELKEMFQPLADYLSMELDQKIEVRIGDSYQSHIDAILAGDVDFAYIGPSLFVSLTRTSNDIPVLARLEINGKPTFTGKIIVSDDSGINDIEDLKQRQFAFGNRSSTMSHLIPRQMLYEAGIDLDDLAGYHHYSNHNNVAMAVLAGDADAGAVKEAVFEKYRKHGIVAIETTEAVSEHLFIGTLKTDSQLLKELKMALLNLDHKNSDTASVLKPIKQTATALVQTSYQDYDALREILNTLEQRGVMW; encoded by the coding sequence ATGTTATGGCTGAAGCATATTGGTTGTTTCAAACTGGATGGCGTTAAAATACATGATTCACGGCGAGTCCTTTCAGGATTCGCTGTGTGGTTATTTGTCTCTACGATCACGTATGCTTCAGAAAGTCTGGTAATGGGTGTGCATCCATACCGACCCCACAATGAACTGAAAGAGATGTTTCAGCCGTTGGCGGATTACCTGAGTATGGAGTTGGATCAGAAGATCGAGGTTAGAATCGGGGATTCCTACCAGTCTCATATTGATGCAATCCTTGCCGGTGATGTGGATTTTGCCTATATCGGACCTTCGTTGTTTGTTAGTTTGACGCGCACTAGTAACGATATTCCGGTATTGGCCCGATTGGAAATCAATGGTAAACCGACTTTTACCGGTAAAATCATCGTTAGTGATGATAGTGGGATAAATGATATTGAAGACCTCAAACAACGCCAATTTGCTTTTGGCAACAGATCTTCAACCATGAGTCATCTGATACCAAGACAGATGTTGTATGAGGCTGGTATCGACTTAGATGATCTCGCCGGATATCACCACTACAGTAACCATAATAATGTTGCTATGGCAGTTCTTGCAGGTGATGCCGATGCGGGCGCAGTCAAAGAAGCGGTTTTTGAAAAATATAGGAAACATGGAATCGTAGCCATTGAGACAACTGAGGCAGTATCAGAACATCTATTTATCGGCACGTTGAAAACCGACAGCCAGTTACTCAAAGAGTTGAAAATGGCACTATTAAATCTCGATCACAAAAACAGTGATACTGCGTCTGTTCTGAAACCCATTAAGCAGACGGCAACTGCACTGGTGCAAACCAGCTACCAGGACTACGATGCCTTGAGGGAGATTCTGAATACCCTCGAACAGAGGGGGGTAATGTGGTAG
- a CDS encoding MBOAT family O-acyltransferase has product MLLSVFTNLGFLGFFKYYNFFSNEFAAMLGTIGVDVSLPVLNIILPVGISFYTFQTLSYTIDTYRNKVQPTDKFLDFALYVSFFPQLVAGPIERASHLLPQILKVRKLDAPAFSEGLFLVISGLFKKVVIADNMAPIVNTIFSKPVNELTGFEVLVGLYAFAFQIYGDFSGYSSIAKGVARWMGFDLMWNFRNPYFSTSPSEFWSRWHISLSTWIRDYIYIPLGGGRLGNFLTFRNLVLTMFLGGLWHGAGWTFIVWGLFHGAILVVYHAIEAAKGKDYFTQPTSLGRHILFVFILFHLTCISWLLFRAESMQQVVDMIYLLATDYRVTDYSIYVLGNILFFVVPLMFFEYITERKNDLLYLVSANPVVQYLSYLYMVLMLLFFVPLQKQVFIYFQF; this is encoded by the coding sequence TTGCTGTTATCGGTTTTCACCAACCTGGGCTTTTTGGGATTCTTTAAGTATTACAACTTCTTTTCCAATGAATTCGCTGCGATGCTTGGCACAATCGGCGTCGATGTCAGTTTGCCTGTGTTGAATATTATTCTGCCTGTCGGTATTTCGTTCTATACGTTTCAAACACTCAGCTACACAATTGACACCTATAGAAACAAAGTACAACCAACGGATAAGTTTCTCGACTTCGCTCTGTATGTATCCTTTTTTCCTCAATTGGTTGCCGGGCCAATTGAGAGAGCCAGTCATCTGTTACCACAGATTCTAAAGGTACGTAAGCTCGATGCGCCAGCATTTTCAGAAGGCCTCTTTCTGGTGATTTCTGGATTGTTTAAAAAAGTCGTCATCGCAGACAATATGGCGCCAATAGTCAATACGATATTTTCTAAACCTGTCAATGAATTGACAGGCTTTGAGGTGCTGGTTGGTTTATACGCCTTTGCATTTCAAATTTATGGCGATTTTTCCGGCTATTCATCAATTGCAAAAGGTGTCGCAAGATGGATGGGATTTGACTTGATGTGGAATTTCAGGAATCCCTATTTTTCAACATCCCCGAGTGAGTTCTGGTCCCGTTGGCATATCAGTCTCTCAACCTGGATCAGGGATTATATCTATATACCTTTGGGTGGTGGAAGGTTGGGAAATTTTCTGACCTTTCGTAACCTTGTGCTTACCATGTTTTTAGGTGGTCTCTGGCATGGTGCGGGCTGGACATTCATCGTATGGGGGCTGTTTCACGGAGCCATACTGGTTGTCTACCATGCTATCGAAGCAGCCAAAGGAAAGGATTATTTTACTCAACCAACGTCACTTGGTCGACATATACTGTTCGTTTTTATCCTATTTCATCTGACCTGCATCAGTTGGTTACTATTCAGGGCAGAGTCAATGCAGCAGGTGGTGGATATGATCTATTTGCTTGCGACAGACTATCGGGTTACAGATTATTCGATCTATGTGCTAGGCAATATCCTGTTCTTTGTCGTACCGCTGATGTTTTTTGAATACATAACTGAAAGAAAGAATGATCTTCTTTACCTGGTAAGTGCGAATCCAGTCGTACAGTATCTCTCTTATCTCTACATGGTGCTGATGTTACTGTTTTTTGTTCCACTGCAGAAACAGGTCTTCATCTACTTCCAGTTCTGA
- a CDS encoding Mth938-like domain-containing protein, with protein sequence MKFILDDNNSGHAIQNYGAFEITISGKVYRESLVIMPERIIPEWRPARFQELKQEDFAQLASLTPEIVVLGTGSKQHFPDHQLIRPLLEHQIGLEVMATDAACRTYNILMSEGRRVAAALIMIGE encoded by the coding sequence ATGAAATTCATACTTGACGACAACAACAGCGGCCACGCCATCCAGAACTACGGGGCATTCGAGATAACCATCAGTGGCAAGGTATACCGGGAGAGCCTGGTCATCATGCCGGAGCGGATCATCCCTGAATGGCGTCCCGCCCGATTCCAGGAACTCAAGCAGGAGGACTTCGCCCAACTGGCCTCCCTGACCCCGGAGATCGTTGTGCTGGGTACCGGCTCCAAACAGCATTTTCCTGATCATCAACTGATCCGCCCGCTGTTGGAACATCAAATTGGACTGGAAGTGATGGCCACCGATGCTGCCTGCCGGACCTATAACATTCTGATGTCGGAAGGGCGACGAGTGGCTGCAGCTCTGATAATGATCGGAGAGTAG
- the thrC gene encoding threonine synthase, whose amino-acid sequence MSFRPRYTGLIDRYRDRLPVHDDTRIISLGEGNTPLIRLHNIPSQLGKDVDIYVKYEGLNPTGSFKDRGMTMAVTKAVEEGSKAIICASTGNTSAAAAAYAARAGITAFVLIPDGKIAMGKLAQAMMYGAVTIQIKGNFDDGMQLVKDVADHAPVTIVNSINPYRLQGQKTAAFEIVEELGHAPDFHCLPVGNAGNITAHWIGYCEYSCTSGEKVTDACAYCGGQCKFAGGAITGKRPKMVGYQASGSAPFMRGGPVKDPETVATAIRIGNPQSWNQAWKVQQESGGWFDECSDEEILAAQKLLAGHEGVFCEPASATSLAGAMRDIKSGKIPEGSSIVCTLTGNGLKDPDTAIQQSTSPVITIDAELEAVKHSILDNMV is encoded by the coding sequence ATGTCATTCCGTCCCCGATACACTGGATTGATCGACCGCTACCGTGACCGACTGCCTGTACACGATGATACCCGGATCATCAGTCTGGGAGAGGGTAATACACCTCTGATACGTCTGCACAATATTCCCTCGCAACTGGGCAAGGATGTGGACATCTACGTAAAGTATGAAGGTCTGAATCCGACTGGTTCATTCAAGGACCGGGGCATGACCATGGCGGTCACCAAAGCAGTGGAAGAGGGCAGTAAAGCGATTATCTGCGCCTCCACCGGTAACACCTCCGCAGCTGCGGCGGCCTACGCGGCAAGAGCCGGAATCACCGCCTTCGTGCTGATTCCAGATGGCAAGATTGCCATGGGGAAGCTGGCTCAGGCGATGATGTACGGCGCCGTAACCATCCAGATCAAGGGTAACTTTGATGATGGTATGCAGCTGGTCAAGGATGTGGCTGATCACGCCCCGGTAACGATCGTTAACTCGATCAATCCCTATCGTCTGCAGGGGCAGAAGACCGCAGCCTTTGAGATTGTCGAGGAGCTGGGACACGCCCCCGATTTCCACTGTCTACCGGTGGGCAATGCAGGCAACATCACCGCTCACTGGATAGGCTACTGTGAGTACAGTTGCACCAGTGGAGAGAAAGTGACGGATGCCTGTGCCTATTGTGGTGGTCAGTGTAAATTTGCCGGTGGTGCAATCACCGGTAAACGACCAAAAATGGTCGGTTATCAGGCCTCGGGTTCCGCTCCATTCATGCGAGGTGGACCGGTTAAAGATCCCGAAACCGTCGCAACGGCGATCCGTATCGGTAATCCACAGTCCTGGAATCAGGCCTGGAAAGTCCAGCAGGAGTCTGGTGGCTGGTTTGACGAGTGCAGCGATGAGGAGATTCTGGCGGCACAGAAGCTGTTGGCGGGGCATGAAGGGGTATTTTGTGAGCCCGCTTCGGCCACTTCACTGGCTGGTGCTATGCGCGATATCAAATCCGGCAAGATCCCTGAAGGTTCCAGCATTGTCTGTACGCTTACCGGTAATGGCTTAAAGGATCCGGACACAGCGATTCAGCAATCAACCTCACCGGTGATCACCATTGATGCCGAGCTGGAAGCGGTAAAACACTCGATCCTGGACAACATGGTCTGA
- a CDS encoding XrtA system polysaccharide deacetylase: MTSQNRQINAITVDVEDYYQVSAFNKQITKAEWESYESRVYDNTHRILKIFDDSNIKGTFFVLGWVAERNKKLINEISELGHEVACHGYSHDLVYNQTPETFLEETKQSKAIIEDIIGRPIKGYRAASYSITEKSLWALDILTECGFSYDSSIFPIMHDRYGIPGAKTMPHRLKTEKGNEIIEFPLSTVGVAKRRLPVSGGGYFRLFPYWLSKAGLNRVNRNDQMPFIFYMHPWEIDEGQPKIKSSRLSEFRHYNNIDKFESRLLKLIRDFEFSTVSDVLQRLNFEV; this comes from the coding sequence ATGACTTCGCAAAACAGACAAATTAATGCCATAACCGTTGATGTTGAGGACTACTATCAGGTGTCGGCATTTAACAAACAGATAACTAAAGCTGAATGGGAAAGCTATGAGTCACGTGTCTATGACAATACACACAGGATTTTGAAGATATTTGATGACAGTAATATTAAAGGCACGTTCTTTGTATTGGGTTGGGTGGCTGAACGAAACAAAAAGTTGATTAACGAAATTTCTGAACTTGGACACGAAGTGGCCTGCCATGGATATAGCCATGACTTGGTTTATAACCAAACACCTGAAACATTCCTTGAGGAGACCAAGCAATCCAAGGCAATTATTGAAGATATCATTGGCAGACCGATTAAAGGTTATCGCGCCGCCAGTTATTCCATTACAGAAAAATCCCTTTGGGCACTGGATATTCTCACGGAATGTGGTTTTTCCTATGACTCAAGCATATTTCCCATCATGCATGATCGGTATGGTATCCCAGGTGCGAAGACCATGCCTCACCGATTAAAAACAGAAAAAGGTAATGAGATTATCGAGTTTCCTCTCTCGACTGTGGGAGTAGCCAAGCGTCGCTTACCGGTTAGTGGCGGGGGGTATTTCAGGCTGTTTCCCTATTGGCTGTCCAAGGCAGGGCTAAATCGTGTCAACCGGAATGATCAGATGCCATTTATTTTCTACATGCACCCATGGGAAATCGACGAAGGGCAGCCAAAGATCAAATCGAGCAGGCTCTCAGAGTTCAGGCACTATAACAATATTGATAAATTTGAAAGCAGATTGTTGAAACTGATTAGGGATTTTGAGTTTTCGACTGTTTCAGATGTGCTGCAGCGTTTGAATTTTGAAGTATGA
- a CDS encoding serine aminopeptidase domain-containing protein gives MNENLTVLEIDGERLFTIEHFPKQTEPTKAYIFVHPFAEEKLWSHRVYVTTARAFCDQGMLVARFDFRGHGDSDGDYDEASLKRHLTDISTVVDHVKKANPSIKHIGLFGLRLGATLATLTALSRGDIEELILWDPILDGDRYMQEILRSNLASQMAIKGKVEVTRDELVDKMKSGEAVNIEGYYINYNYFQEISSINLLDRDYPENLSCCILQVVRNPKQPINKQYLQFSEKFSNNPTLDKAHEQQFWKEIKSFYDRADNLLTRSLSWLESK, from the coding sequence ATGAATGAAAATCTGACAGTATTAGAAATAGATGGTGAACGTCTTTTCACTATTGAGCACTTTCCCAAACAGACTGAGCCAACGAAGGCCTATATTTTCGTACATCCATTTGCTGAGGAGAAGCTTTGGAGTCATAGAGTCTACGTGACAACAGCAAGAGCATTTTGCGATCAAGGGATGCTGGTTGCCCGCTTTGATTTTCGCGGTCACGGAGATAGTGACGGTGATTATGATGAAGCCTCATTGAAGAGACACCTGACAGATATCAGTACTGTTGTCGATCATGTCAAGAAGGCAAATCCGTCAATAAAACATATAGGACTGTTCGGCTTGCGGCTTGGTGCAACCCTTGCAACCTTAACTGCATTATCAAGAGGTGATATTGAGGAATTGATATTATGGGATCCTATTCTGGATGGCGACAGGTACATGCAGGAAATACTTCGCAGTAATCTTGCTTCGCAAATGGCGATCAAAGGAAAAGTTGAAGTAACCAGGGATGAACTGGTGGATAAAATGAAGTCTGGTGAGGCAGTTAATATAGAAGGGTACTACATCAACTATAATTACTTTCAGGAAATATCTTCAATCAATCTGTTGGATCGAGATTACCCGGAAAATTTGAGCTGCTGTATATTGCAGGTAGTAAGGAATCCAAAGCAACCGATAAACAAACAGTATCTTCAGTTCTCCGAGAAATTCAGTAATAACCCAACCCTCGATAAGGCACATGAACAGCAGTTCTGGAAGGAGATTAAATCATTTTACGATCGGGCTGATAATCTTTTAACGAGATCATTATCATGGTTGGAAAGCAAATGA